The region CAATGTAGATCCAACTTTCGATTCACTCGTGGGATCCAGGCGGTCCGGGGGGGGGGGACCACCATGGCTCCTCTCTTCTCGAGAATCCATACATCCCTTATTAGTGTATGGACAGCTATCTCTCGAGCACAAGTTTAGGTTCGGCCTCAATGGGAAAATAAAATGGAGCACCTAACAACGCATCTTCACAGACCAAGAACTACGAGATCACCCCTTTCATTCTGGGGTGACGGAGGGATCATACCATTCAAGCCTTTTTTTTCATGCTTTTCCCCGAGGTCTGGAGAAAGCTGAAATCAATAGGATTTCCCTAATCCTCCCTTACCGAAAGGAAGAGCGTGAAATTCTTTTTTTCTATTGATCGGTCGTGTCATCTAGGCCCGAATTGGACATCCAATTGCTTCGATTTGAATTATCCGGAGAATGCCTTATATAGATATCTAATATATCAAATATAGATATCCAATATATCAAAAAGATGGACAATCAAACCTATTTCTCGATTCAATAGAAGCCCAAAGAGGTGAATAGGGTCCCAAATAACGAGAGATATGTAAAAAGCAGGTCCGATTACGCCTATTCCTAATCCTAAATGGAATGTAACTAGGGatccatatgtaaacatagtatctATTTAGATACGCTCAAATGACCCCTTCTCACAATGAGAATGTATATAACCCTATTCCGGTCTGGTCCGGTATGAAATGAACTTATAATCATAGAATCGACTCGATCATCAGATTATAGATTATAAGTTCATAACCCAAGCCCATTACCATTTTGGGCAGAACAAATCTACTAATTCTTTGATTCCAGTTAGTAAGAGGGATCTTGAACTAAGAAATAGACCCTAGAAACTAAAAAAGGGTATCCTGAGCAATTGCAATAATCGGATTCATTGATATTCCTGGTATAGTAGATGCTATCACACATACAATCATACTCAATTCGATGGAATTGTTTGATCTTAAAGGGGATCTTCTATAATTTCGCACGTGAGGGGTTATTTCTTGGTTTCGTCCAGTCATTAATAATTTGATGTACAAGAGACAGTTGCTTCTTAATCGTATAATACTTGCACAAATAGCTATATCAAATAGGAATTGTCTTTATATGATTTCCAATGAGATCATAAACGAAGTAGGTTGGAAGGAATTCACCGGTTAAACGGAGTTGCCCGGAGAATGAACTCCGGGAAGGTCGAATAAAAATGAATAGAATATGACAAAATATGAGAAAGTAGTCAAAATAAATATGAATCAAcaagttaaataaaaaaatttattcttCCCAGATTATTATTTGTTTTCTTACGACACGAGAATTCAATCCGGATTCTTGGATTTTTCCAACAAAATATCAATCCCCGTTTGAGTTCGGATGGGAATTCGAATTCAAGtgaataaagagtaaacctatctTTTTCTGGCTCTAAGACTAGGAGTTCTAGTGGTCGACTCGGTTCTTTCAAATTGTTTCTCATTATTAAGAAAAGGTAACAAAGATAAAATACGAGCTTGTTTTATAGCAATAGTAATTAATCGTTGTTGTTTCAAGGTCAATCTATTCACTCGTCTAGATAATATTTTTCCCTGTTCACTAATAAATCGACTAATTAAACTCATGTTTTTATAATCAATTCGATCCCCCGATTGGATCGGGGGCAAACGCCTACGAAAAGATCGCTTGGATTTAAGAAAAGTTCGCTTGGATTTATCCATGGTTTGGTTAGTTTATTTCTTATCCCTAAAATCCTATTTCAGCCGTATCTCTaattagaataaaaaaaataggATTTGGTTTGTTTATAATTATCTTTAACTATGTtaaatatgttatatatatttaatgtcattttttccttttccttgtaaGATAGATAAGGGCGCAGGTGCTCGGTTCGATCTATTTCTTTACCTCCCCGTGAATCGTATATTTGTAACAATATGGACAGAATTTTCGCAACTCCAATCGATTAGGCGTATTGTGCCGGTTCTTTTGAGTAATATATCTGGAAATGCCCATTGATGCCTTATTAACATTAACACCGTTTCGAACACAAGCGGTACATTTCAAAAGAACCGGTAGTCGCACATCTTTACCCTTGGCCATAACCTCCTTTGGATTTTTCATTTACTCAACTCTTCCTCTTTCAATCCGAAAcgaaaaagaagaaaggaaggAAAAAACAAAATAGAATTTGTAACTTACTATCCTCTTATGCAAGATTTCACTACAATCAATATAGCAAATAAAATAGAAAGATTTATAAACTAGATTTCAAATCACAGTACAGTATTTCATATAAGTATCTTATATAATACTCTTTCCCTAGAACCACAGTTTGTATTCTACTTCCATAGAAATTGAATACATAgaaatttaatattaatttaattccAACCTGAACCCAAGTCTCGCAGCTGTTGAATGCACTTTTATTCTTTCTCTTTCCTCCCTTATTCTAAAATTTTTTAAAGGGAAAAAAGAGAAaagaccgggggggggggggggggggggggggctggtATTTAATTGTATCTCTAATCTTCTTTATTCCTTCCCACGTCAATAACTAGAATGAAAAAAGGGGAACGTCAACGCATCCGGGAAAAAACGATTAATCTCTATCAATAAACCTGCCATACTAatctttttctatttctttttctttgttagAAAAGAGAGAGTTTCCAATTTTTTACTTCACTTCAATACTCAATACAATAACAATATTCAATAAAATAAATAGGAAACTGGGAATGAGAGTCTTTTTCTCGCATCCATTCTTCATACGATTGTCAGAACAAAAATCTTGGATGCAACGAAATGGAAATTTTTATCAAGCCGCGATCTCATAGCTATATATCTAAATATAGAAATATTATATAGATATAAATTAATCTTGATCCTGTAATCAAAGAAAGATAGTGAAAATTTTTCTTATCTTTTGACTTAGAATAAAAGGTTCTCCATGAAGGAACCAAATGACAATTTATTCCTATAGAACATCTAGGAACAAGACGATTGAATTGGAAATATCGACAAATTCTTGCGGAGTccaaagaaatgaaaataaataaaaggtCAACTTGTTCCAATTAAATCTCTATTGAATTTGAATATCAGAATAGCGGATATAGTAATGATTCAATGGGTCAGGTCCACTTATTTTTCTTTGATTGATCTATAATctttacaatggatttcattggCCTAATTGAAAATAGGAAGATTTGATGATTCAACAGATGACTTATCATTATTCGTAAtaactataactaatatactctaACAACTAATATACTATAACTCATTAGACGATAATATTATACAGTTGGTTActtttttattactatttttttaTTACTATTAATAATATTGCTATTCTTCTTTCAAATATGAATACTATGactgaaaaaaaatacaaagccCCTTATCGGATTTGAACCGAGGGCTTACGCCTTACCATGTCATTACTCTACCACTGAGTTAAAAGAAAAGGGCTTGGTTCATGGAATTCCTAAACGGGTCATTTTACTATCTAGGTAAAATATATCTATATAACAAGATATATACCTACTTCTTATATAAGTATAAGAAGTCCATCTACACATAGACAGAAGCGCCTCGACAAAAGGtccatttatatataataatttgcACTGTAGCGGGTATagtttagtggtaaaagtgtgaTTCGTTCTATTAACCCCCTTAATAGttaaagggtctttcggtttgatTCATATTCCGATCAAAAACTTTATTTCATTAAAAGGATTCAATCCTTTACCTTTCAATGACACATTCaaggaaaaatataaattttcggGATTTTTATCCAAAGgtcaattaaaaaaatgaaaacttggaTTATAAAATTGCGAAACTTCCACGCTCGGAATTCGCATCTAATAAAGAAATTATGTTTAACTATATCTCCGCTAAATACCTTTCTAGAAAAATTCATAGAATTAGAGGAATTCGTCTTCTTAGAGGAAATGATTAAGGAATACTCGGAGACACATCTACAAAACCTTCATATAGGAATTCACAAAGAAACAATCCAATTAATCAAGATACACAACGAGGGTCGTATTCATACGATTTTGCACTTCTCGACAAATATAATCTGTTTCATTATTCTAAGTGGTTATTCTCTTTTGGGTAATAAAGAACTTGTTATTCTTAACTCTTGGGTTCAGGAATTCCTATATAACTTAAGTGACACAATAAAAGCTTTTTCTCTTCTTTTATTAACTGATTTATGTATCGGATTTCATTCGCCCCATGGTTGGGAACTGATGATTGGCTTTGTCTACAAGGATTTTGGATTTGTTCATAATGAGCAAATTATATCTGGCCTTGTTTCCACTTTTCCAGTCATTCTAGATACAATTTTCAAATATTGGATTTTCCGTTATTTAAATCGCGTATCTCCGTCACTTGTAGTGATTTATCATTCAATGAATGACTGAAAAATTATCTACCTAATCCAATTAGAATGTTTCTTACTTTGCAGTTGTACATAAGCAAAGCATTGAAAATCGTACTCACTCTTTATCTTTCTACCCATCCCGGAGATTCATCCTATATATTAATCCAGTCAAATTATTCCAGTAAATAACAGAATCGTGGATAGGAAACTCCATTAGTGACCTACCCCAATTTATTGTATAAATTTTCGGGATCAATGGTTGGACCATGCAAACTAGAAATAATTTTTCTTGGATAAAGGAACAGATTACTCGATCTATTTCCGTATCGCTCATGATATATATCATAACTTGTGCATCCATTTCAAATGCATATCCCATTTTTGCGCAGAAGGGCTATGAAAATCCACGAGAAGCGACTGGACGTATTGTATGCGCCAATTGCCATTTAGCTAATAAACCAGTGGATATTGAGGTTCCGTAAACGGTACTTCCCGATACTGTATTTGAAGCAGTTGTTCGAATTCCTTATGATATGCAACTGAAACAAGTTCTTGCTAATGGTAAAAAAGGGGCTTTAAATGTGGGGGTTGTTCTTATTTTACCAGAGGGTTTTGAATTAGCCCTTCCCGATCGTACTTCCCCCGAGATAAAAGAAAAGATGGGCAATCTGTCTTTTCAGAGCTATCGCCCAAATCAAAAAAATATTCTTGTCATAGGCCCTGTTCCTGGTCAGAAATATAGTGAAATCACGTTTCCTATTCTTTCCCCGGACCCTGCTACTAAGAAAGACATTCACTTCTTAAAATATCCTATACACGTAGGCGGAAACAGGGGAAGGGGCCAGATTTATCCTGACGGGAGCAAGAGTAACAATACAGTTTATAATGCTACAACATCCGGTATAGTAAGCAAAATCCTACGAAAAGAAAAGGGGGGATACGAAATAACCATAGCGGATGCATCAGATGGACGTCAAGTGATTGATATTATCCCGCCGGGGCCAGAACATCTTGTTTCAGAAGGCGAATTTATCAAATTTGAGCAACCGTTGACAAGTAATCCAAATGTGGGCGGATTTGGTCAGGGAGATGCAGAAATAGTACTTCAAGATCCATTACGTGTACAAGGCCTTTTGTTCTTCTTAGCATCTGTTATTTTGGCACAAATATTTTTTGGTTCTTAAAAAGAAACAGTTCGAGAAGGTTCAATTGTCCGAAATGAATTTCTAGACTCGCGGATTTATCGACCTCAAGTTTGTAAAAAGAACCAATTTTTTTTAGTAATTATGATTATCtatgataaaaaaataaaattctaaaaagCCTTTTGTTTGTTTATACTCTTTTTCTATGAGATGCCGGGAATTCCTTGTACCACATTCCTAGCCACGGTATGTAGATTGTGAAGAAGACTATTTGACTTGACCCCTTCtttctttgtttttgtttttttataaaaatttgggGTGATGTTATTATGTTGCTATTGGCAGATTAAAATGTCATAAAATGCATTTGAGTCTAATATAATGGACTTCGGCTAGATCCTATACAAAAGTAAACGCAAAATAGAACGGATAATTGAAGGGAAAAAATATTTCTGGGAGGGGTTATTCGTCTTCCTAGTCTTCGACACAAGAAAGGGGTGTGAAAAATCCTTTTCTTGTGTCGAAATAATAATGATTCTTGATACTGTTCGTCAAACATTCCTAGTATTAGTTTCTATTTTTTACAGACGTATCAGAACGTTTCTTTATAGTTATTACGTATTTTATTTATTCTTATCTTATAATAATTACGTATACTATAAATAAAAAGTGGTGGACAAACAAAAGAGGAGGGGAAAATATGTTGAGTAAATAGAACTTCTTCAATgaacttataaaaaaaatattctaaTTATTAAGAACTCAACGGGACCTTCTCCCTCAAATCAGACAAACAAAGAAGGGAATCTGTTGAGTTCTTACGCTTTCATGTCTACAACTCAATTCATCCGATTACTACAGGGATGAACCCAATTCAGAATATGAACCATAAAAGAAAACACCTACTAAACCGATCACAAGAATACCAGCTACAGTACCTATTATCCAAAGAGAAATTCTTCCAGTAGTATCGGCCATTTACCCCACTTCCCTCCACATTTCATCAAGTGGTCATGCTAGAGACATAAACAGTCATGGATAATTATGAGATGAGATCCTTCCGAATGGGGTAAGAGAAAGAATACCTAGAACGATTAGTCTATTATTTTAGTTCTCTCTCCTTTTCTTAATTTAAGAAATAATTGGAAAATAAAACAGCAAGTACAAAAATGAGTAATAACCCCCAGTAGAGGCTGGTACGATTCAATTCAACATTTTGTTCGTTTGGGTTTGATTGTGTCGTAGCTCTATAATTCGGATTAGGTTTATCGTTGTATAAAATACATTGCTGATATTGACCCCAAAAAAGAAACGGTAGGTACAGCTAGGCCGTGAACAGTCAACCATCGCACTGTAAAAATTGGATAGGTTCGATCTATGGTCATTGAAGTCTCCTAAAAAGATCTACTAAATTCATCGAGTTGTTCCAAAGAATCAAAACGGCCGGTGATTAATGGAATTCCTTGTCGGTTTTCAGTGAAATACTCGTTTGGCCGAGGGCTTCCAAACACATCGTAAGCTAAACCAGTGCTGACGAATAACCAACCCACAATGAATAGGGAAGGTATAGTAATGCTATGAATGACCCAGTAGCGAATACTGGTAATAATATCAGCAAAAGAACATTTTCCTGTGCTTCCAGACAT is a window of Lactuca sativa cultivar Salinas chromosome 1, Lsat_Salinas_v11, whole genome shotgun sequence DNA encoding:
- the LOC122197083 gene encoding LOW QUALITY PROTEIN: cytochrome f (The sequence of the model RefSeq protein was modified relative to this genomic sequence to represent the inferred CDS: deleted 1 base in 1 codon; substituted 1 base at 1 genomic stop codon) encodes the protein MQTRNNFSWIKEQITRSISVSLMIYIITCASISNAYPIFAQKGYENPREATGRIVCANCHLANKPVDIEVPXTVLPDTVFEAVVRIPYDMQLKQVLANGKKGALNVGVVLILPEGFELALPDRTSPEIKEKMGNLSFQSYRPNQKNILVIGPVPGQKYSEITFPILSPDPATKKDIHFLKYPIHVGGNRGRGQIYPDGSKSNNTVYNATTSGIVSKILRKEKGGYEITIADASDGRQVIDIIPPGPEHLVSEGEFIKFEQPLTSNPNVGGFGQGDAEIVLQDPLRVQGLLFFLASVILAQIFLVLKKKQFEKVQLSEMNF
- the LOC122194984 gene encoding chloroplast envelope membrane protein-like, with translation MNPLIYAASVIAAGLAVGLASIGPRVGQGTVAGQAVEGIARQPEAEGKIREKFIELEEFVFLEEMIKEYSETHLQNLHIGIHKETIQLIKIHNEGRIHTILHFSTNIICFIILSGYSLLGNKELVILNSWVQEFLYNLSDTIKAFSLLLLTDLCIGFHSPHGWELMIGFVYKDFGFVHNEQIISGLVSTFPVILDTIFKYWIFRYLNRVSPSLVVIYHSMND